In Spirochaeta thermophila DSM 6578, the following proteins share a genomic window:
- a CDS encoding SDR family oxidoreductase has protein sequence MTSFENRWIYITGGSSGIGKACARLFAGEGAHIVLIARNQERLARAKEEVAAACRSPNQEVLTLPLDVSQGARIRETLGKWMREHPAPDVLITSAGVAYPNYFERIPDEWFERTIDTNLKGTWYTVHSLYPAMKQRGSGYIVMVSSMAGYIGVFGYTAYSASKFGIIGFASCLRSEAELHGITVSVLCPPDTDTPQLHEEEKTKPPETKAVSGTVKPVPPQFVARELLKGMRKRRFLITPGLEGTLIEKINRHFPNLVYTINQAQVKRTAHH, from the coding sequence ATGACATCGTTCGAAAACAGGTGGATCTACATCACGGGCGGCTCGAGCGGCATAGGCAAGGCCTGCGCCCGGCTCTTCGCCGGAGAAGGGGCGCACATCGTGCTCATCGCCCGGAACCAGGAGCGCCTCGCCCGAGCGAAGGAGGAGGTGGCCGCCGCCTGCAGGAGTCCGAACCAGGAGGTACTCACGCTCCCCCTCGACGTCTCACAGGGGGCTCGGATCCGCGAGACGCTCGGGAAGTGGATGAGGGAACACCCCGCCCCGGACGTGCTCATCACCTCGGCCGGCGTGGCCTATCCCAACTACTTCGAACGGATCCCCGACGAGTGGTTCGAACGGACCATCGACACCAACCTCAAGGGTACCTGGTACACGGTGCACTCGCTGTACCCCGCCATGAAGCAGAGGGGGAGCGGCTACATCGTGATGGTCTCCTCGATGGCAGGCTACATCGGTGTCTTCGGGTACACCGCCTACAGCGCCTCGAAGTTCGGCATCATCGGCTTCGCCTCGTGCCTCAGGAGCGAGGCGGAACTGCACGGGATCACCGTGTCGGTCCTCTGCCCCCCGGACACCGACACCCCCCAGCTCCACGAGGAGGAGAAGACCAAGCCGCCCGAGACCAAGGCCGTGAGCGGTACGGTGAAACCCGTGCCGCCCCAGTTCGTGGCCCGGGAACTCCTCAAAGGGATGAGGAAGCGACGCTTTCTCATCACTCCGGGGCTCGAGGGCACACTCATAGAGAAGATCAACCGTCACTTCCCGAACCTCGTCTATACGATCAATCAGGCACAAGTGAAAAGAACAGCACACCACTAA
- a CDS encoding aminotransferase class I/II-fold pyridoxal phosphate-dependent enzyme, with product MAQTTRTDIFKKCYEFKEAEKARQEGWYPYFRPINENHGNTVIIEGKKFIMAGSNNYLGLSQDPRVIEAAKKAVERYGTSCSGSRFMNGTLALHEELEHRIARFVGKEAALCFTTGYQTNLGSISALMETNGHIVTDKLNHASIMDGIMLGSAFTRCRNIHRFKHNNMDDLREVLSRIPPDEPVLIVTDGVFSMEGDIAKLPEMKKIADEFGARIYLDEAHAMGVLGKTGRGTLEHYGDPNLADLVMCTFSKSFGSIGGFIAGDAEVIDYIQHHSRPLIFSASMPPAQIAAALAALDIIEKEPERVHRLQEIGRRMIQGFKDLGFDVGDTETPIVPLIIGDNEKTFKFWYTMYQEGLYTNPVISPAVPPNRALIRTSFMATHTDEELEATLEIAGRVGKAMGLI from the coding sequence ATGGCACAGACCACACGGACGGATATCTTCAAAAAGTGCTACGAGTTCAAGGAAGCAGAGAAGGCCAGGCAGGAGGGGTGGTATCCCTACTTCAGACCCATCAACGAGAACCACGGCAACACGGTGATCATCGAAGGGAAGAAGTTCATCATGGCGGGGTCGAACAACTACCTGGGTCTGTCGCAGGACCCGAGGGTGATAGAGGCTGCGAAGAAGGCCGTGGAACGCTACGGGACGAGCTGCTCGGGCTCTCGATTCATGAACGGCACCCTCGCCCTCCACGAGGAACTCGAGCACCGCATCGCCAGGTTCGTCGGGAAAGAGGCGGCACTCTGCTTCACGACGGGATACCAGACCAACCTCGGCTCCATTTCGGCCCTCATGGAGACGAATGGCCATATCGTCACCGACAAGCTCAACCACGCCTCCATCATGGATGGGATCATGCTGGGCTCCGCCTTCACGCGCTGCCGGAACATACACCGGTTCAAGCACAACAACATGGACGATCTGAGGGAGGTGCTCTCCCGCATCCCGCCGGACGAGCCGGTGCTCATCGTGACCGACGGGGTCTTCAGCATGGAGGGGGACATCGCGAAGCTCCCCGAGATGAAGAAGATCGCCGACGAGTTCGGCGCCAGGATCTACCTCGACGAGGCCCACGCCATGGGAGTGCTGGGGAAGACCGGACGGGGGACCCTCGAGCACTACGGAGATCCCAACCTCGCGGACCTGGTGATGTGCACCTTTTCCAAGTCATTCGGCTCCATCGGCGGGTTCATCGCCGGGGATGCGGAGGTCATCGACTACATCCAGCACCACTCCCGGCCGCTCATCTTCAGCGCGAGCATGCCGCCCGCCCAGATCGCCGCAGCCCTCGCGGCACTCGACATCATCGAAAAGGAGCCGGAACGCGTACACAGGCTTCAGGAGATCGGCCGGAGGATGATCCAGGGGTTCAAGGACCTCGGGTTCGACGTGGGGGACACCGAGACGCCCATCGTTCCCCTCATCATCGGCGACAACGAGAAGACCTTCAAGTTCTGGTACACCATGTACCAGGAAGGGCTCTACACCAACCCCGTGATCTCACCGGCGGTCCCGCCCAACCGGGCTCTCATCCGTACCTCGTTCATGGCAACCCACACCGACGAGGAGCTGGAGGCCACCCTGGAGATCGCAGGGAGGGTGGGCAAGGCCATGGGGCTCATCTAG
- a CDS encoding chorismate mutase translates to MVPTISFDVDLIAARLSGLEETIIARFLDRAQFHENRMAYEKGKSGFEGGGEASLFELRLRYQEEMDAVFGRFCVPEERPFYRDLPAPRRKVILPDYGLGVDDYDTVNLMPRIVEAYLAAIPSFCPPGDDGQYGSSVEHDVMVLQAISRRVHFGSYFVAEAKYRKDAALYRPLIEKGDREAVLALLSRPEVEQRILARVREKADWLQSKVDRRIRKVVDPEFILSFYRDVIIPLTKEGQVRYLLARGSSEAGRT, encoded by the coding sequence ATGGTCCCGACCATCTCGTTCGACGTGGACCTCATCGCGGCCCGGCTCTCGGGCCTCGAGGAGACGATCATCGCTCGTTTCCTGGACAGGGCCCAGTTCCACGAGAACAGGATGGCCTACGAGAAGGGGAAGAGCGGCTTCGAGGGAGGTGGGGAGGCCTCTCTGTTCGAATTGCGCCTCAGATACCAGGAGGAGATGGACGCGGTATTCGGGCGCTTCTGTGTGCCCGAGGAGCGCCCCTTCTACCGGGATCTCCCCGCGCCCAGGAGAAAGGTCATCCTTCCGGACTACGGTCTGGGGGTGGACGACTACGACACCGTCAATCTCATGCCCCGGATCGTGGAGGCCTACCTCGCCGCCATCCCTTCGTTCTGTCCTCCAGGGGATGACGGCCAGTATGGTTCGAGTGTGGAGCATGACGTGATGGTGCTTCAGGCCATCTCACGAAGGGTGCACTTCGGTTCGTACTTCGTGGCCGAGGCCAAGTATCGGAAAGATGCGGCCCTCTATCGACCCCTCATCGAGAAGGGCGATCGGGAGGCGGTCCTCGCCCTCCTCTCCAGGCCCGAAGTGGAACAGCGGATCCTCGCCCGCGTGCGGGAGAAGGCTGACTGGCTCCAGTCAAAGGTGGACAGGCGGATCCGGAAGGTGGTTGATCCCGAATTCATCCTCTCGTTCTATCGAGATGTGATCATCCCCCTCACCAAGGAAGGACAGGTGCGCTATCTCCTCGCGAGGGGGTCTTCCGAGGCGGGCCGAACATGA
- a CDS encoding NUDIX hydrolase, whose translation MDHGLEQGGSETCVLVDDQDRVVGTAPREACHRDPGLMHRTVHVVVMNRRGEVLLQRRSIRKDVCPGRWDTAVGGHVRPGEDHEEAARRELREELGLEGLPLVWVGRMKVETPWETELVGVFITVHDGPFSPDPEEIEELRFWKKEEVETSVGDDRVTPGLAREISLLKRCGYW comes from the coding sequence GTGGACCACGGGCTCGAACAGGGGGGGAGTGAGACCTGCGTCCTGGTAGACGACCAGGACAGGGTGGTGGGCACGGCCCCGAGAGAGGCCTGCCACAGGGATCCGGGACTCATGCACCGCACGGTGCACGTGGTGGTCATGAACCGGAGGGGAGAGGTGCTCCTGCAGCGGCGTTCCATACGGAAGGACGTGTGCCCGGGGCGGTGGGATACCGCTGTGGGCGGTCACGTCCGGCCTGGAGAGGACCACGAGGAGGCCGCGCGGAGGGAACTCAGGGAGGAGCTCGGTCTGGAGGGGCTCCCCCTCGTATGGGTGGGGCGCATGAAGGTGGAGACCCCCTGGGAGACCGAACTCGTGGGGGTGTTCATCACGGTCCACGATGGGCCGTTCTCTCCCGATCCAGAGGAGATAGAGGAGCTCAGATTCTGGAAGAAGGAGGAGGTGGAGACCTCGGTCGGCGACGACCGCGTGACCCCTGGACTCGCCCGGGAGATTTCCCTCCTCAAACGATGCGGATACTGGTGA
- a CDS encoding sodium-translocating pyrophosphatase codes for MQDQLLLLFPLGAGLAALVVAFFRYFWIKKQETGADRLQEIAAAIRAGAMAFLAREYKVIVLFAAAVTMVLVLGEQGYERLVAVSFLVGALMSALAGFVGMRAATQANVRTAHAAERGLVPALTVAFNGGSVMGLSVVGFGILGLSALFLVYSRVFGSEVQVLNGLVIPIISGYSMGASSIALFARVGGGIFTKGADVGADLVGKVEAGIPEDDPRNPAVIADNVGDNVGDVAGLGSDLCESYIGAIIGSVVLGGALGSFRLAILPLLIAGVGIIASIIGTFFVRTREGGHPQKALNLGSFVAAGLMLLFTYPAVFWILSPEQGLVVTPLGLFLAVLSGLVAGVLVGIITEYYTGDGKKPVLAVARSSHTGTATNIIAGIEVGMQSTGLPVIVLGLATYLAYLAAGLYGIAIAAVGMLSTVGYQVSVDAYGPIADNAGGLAEMAKLDPEVRMRTDKLDAVGNTTAAIGKGFAIGSATFTALSLFVAYEEAAGLPGIDITQPKVIVGVLMGAMLPYVFSSFVIGAVGRAAFAMIEEVRRQFRSIKGLLEGKEKPDYVACVDIATKAAIREMIIPGLSAVVIPPLVGYLGGAEMLGGLLVGAMVSAVMLALFMANAGGAWDNAKKYIEGGAYGGKGSESHKAAVVGDTVGDPFKDTAGPAMDIVIKLMSVVSLVIAPNLR; via the coding sequence ATGCAGGATCAACTCTTGCTCCTGTTCCCCCTGGGAGCAGGACTGGCGGCACTTGTAGTTGCGTTCTTCCGTTATTTCTGGATAAAGAAACAGGAGACAGGGGCGGACCGTCTGCAGGAGATCGCCGCTGCCATAAGGGCGGGGGCGATGGCCTTCCTGGCCCGTGAGTACAAGGTGATCGTCCTGTTCGCAGCCGCGGTGACGATGGTGCTCGTCCTCGGAGAACAGGGCTACGAACGACTGGTGGCGGTGTCCTTCCTCGTGGGCGCCCTCATGTCGGCCCTCGCGGGCTTCGTGGGTATGCGGGCGGCCACCCAGGCCAATGTCCGTACCGCCCACGCCGCCGAGAGAGGGCTGGTCCCGGCCCTCACGGTGGCCTTCAACGGCGGGAGCGTGATGGGCCTTTCGGTGGTGGGGTTTGGGATCCTGGGACTCTCCGCACTCTTCCTCGTCTATTCGCGGGTCTTCGGCTCGGAGGTGCAGGTACTCAACGGCCTGGTGATCCCCATCATCTCGGGGTACTCGATGGGCGCGAGTTCCATCGCCCTCTTCGCCCGTGTGGGCGGGGGGATCTTCACCAAGGGGGCCGACGTGGGCGCCGACCTCGTGGGAAAGGTGGAGGCGGGTATCCCCGAGGACGATCCCCGCAACCCTGCGGTGATCGCCGACAACGTGGGCGACAACGTGGGCGATGTGGCGGGCCTGGGATCCGATCTTTGCGAGTCGTACATCGGGGCGATCATCGGTTCGGTGGTGCTCGGTGGTGCCCTCGGGTCCTTCCGGCTCGCGATCCTCCCCCTCCTCATAGCAGGCGTCGGTATCATCGCTTCGATCATCGGGACCTTCTTCGTCCGGACGAGGGAAGGGGGGCATCCGCAGAAGGCCCTCAACCTGGGGAGCTTCGTGGCCGCAGGGCTCATGCTCCTCTTCACGTACCCTGCCGTCTTCTGGATCCTCTCTCCCGAGCAGGGACTCGTCGTCACGCCCCTGGGACTATTCCTCGCCGTGCTCTCGGGCCTCGTGGCCGGGGTGCTCGTGGGGATCATCACCGAGTACTACACCGGTGACGGGAAGAAGCCCGTGCTCGCGGTGGCGCGCTCCTCGCACACCGGGACGGCGACCAACATCATCGCGGGGATAGAGGTGGGGATGCAGTCCACCGGTCTCCCGGTGATCGTGCTCGGACTGGCCACGTACCTCGCCTACCTCGCCGCCGGCCTCTACGGTATCGCCATCGCGGCGGTGGGCATGCTCTCCACCGTGGGGTACCAGGTTTCGGTGGACGCCTATGGCCCCATCGCCGACAACGCGGGCGGTCTGGCGGAGATGGCCAAGCTCGATCCCGAGGTGCGGATGAGGACCGACAAGCTCGACGCGGTGGGCAACACCACGGCCGCCATCGGAAAGGGGTTTGCGATAGGGTCGGCCACCTTCACCGCCCTCTCGCTCTTCGTGGCCTACGAGGAGGCCGCAGGGCTTCCCGGTATCGACATCACCCAGCCGAAAGTCATCGTGGGCGTGCTCATGGGGGCCATGCTCCCCTACGTGTTCTCCTCGTTCGTGATCGGGGCGGTGGGTCGGGCGGCCTTCGCGATGATCGAGGAGGTGCGCCGGCAGTTCCGCTCCATCAAGGGGCTCCTCGAAGGCAAGGAGAAGCCCGACTACGTGGCGTGTGTGGACATCGCCACCAAGGCGGCGATCCGAGAGATGATCATCCCGGGACTCTCCGCGGTGGTGATACCCCCTCTCGTGGGGTACCTGGGAGGGGCCGAGATGCTCGGAGGCCTGCTCGTGGGGGCTATGGTCTCTGCGGTGATGCTCGCCCTGTTCATGGCGAACGCCGGAGGGGCCTGGGACAACGCCAAGAAATACATCGAGGGCGGCGCCTACGGCGGGAAGGGCTCCGAGTCTCACAAGGCGGCGGTGGTGGGTGACACCGTGGGGGATCCCTTCAAGGATACCGCGGGACCCGCCATGGACATCGTGATCAAGCTCATGAGCGTGGTCTCTCTGGTGATCGCTCCCAACCTGCGCTAG
- the hflX gene encoding GTPase HflX, translating into MYDTGQEAPRCILVGRKTGREETSSLPELSLLVEELGYIPETILSFPLRTPERKFLFGPGQAEVVAREARMRGIDLVVFDEDLTPAQQRNWEHLVKSRVMDRTEVIIEIFSRHARTKQAQLQTEKARLEYLLPRLRGAWSHLDRQRGGARGTRGEGERQIELDRRMILSRLARIRREMEAIERHQTTTRSRRLEAGIPRVSLVGYTNAGKSSLFTRLTGQAVRIQDRPFVTLDTTTRTCLIPGWGRVVVSDTVGFIQHLPHTLVDAFHATLEEVRDAHLLLEVVDLSSPNLLLHLSTTEEVLTEIGAHHIPRIRVYNKVDRSSPHPLLPPSNHPEILVSAKTGEGIEGLLSLIVREMERHYPIETLELPYHRLGESHEVLSRAAIIHQEYTDVGLFVRYAPSVPSVHE; encoded by the coding sequence ATGTACGACACGGGGCAAGAGGCCCCACGCTGCATCCTCGTAGGACGCAAAACCGGAAGGGAGGAGACCTCCTCCCTTCCGGAGCTCTCCCTCCTCGTGGAAGAACTCGGCTATATCCCGGAGACGATCCTCTCCTTCCCCCTCAGAACGCCTGAGAGGAAGTTCCTCTTCGGGCCCGGCCAGGCAGAGGTGGTAGCACGGGAGGCCCGTATGCGGGGGATCGATCTCGTGGTCTTCGACGAGGACCTCACCCCGGCGCAACAGCGCAACTGGGAACATCTGGTGAAGAGCCGGGTGATGGATCGTACCGAGGTGATCATCGAGATATTCTCCCGCCATGCCCGGACCAAGCAGGCCCAGCTTCAGACGGAGAAGGCCCGTCTCGAGTATCTTCTCCCACGACTGCGGGGAGCCTGGTCACACCTCGACCGACAACGAGGTGGTGCCCGAGGTACGAGGGGTGAGGGTGAGCGTCAGATCGAGCTCGACAGACGGATGATCCTCTCCAGACTCGCGAGGATACGAAGGGAGATGGAGGCCATAGAGCGCCACCAGACCACCACCCGTTCCCGGCGTCTCGAGGCAGGCATCCCCCGCGTCTCGCTTGTGGGCTACACCAATGCAGGGAAATCCTCCCTCTTCACCCGCCTCACCGGCCAGGCCGTGCGTATACAGGACCGACCGTTCGTCACCCTGGACACCACCACCCGGACGTGCCTGATTCCGGGATGGGGGCGGGTGGTGGTGAGCGACACCGTGGGCTTCATCCAACATCTGCCCCACACCCTGGTCGATGCCTTCCACGCTACCCTCGAGGAGGTGCGCGACGCCCACCTCCTCCTCGAGGTGGTCGACCTGTCGAGCCCGAACCTCCTCCTCCACCTCTCCACCACCGAGGAGGTCCTCACCGAGATAGGAGCCCACCACATCCCACGAATCAGGGTCTACAACAAGGTCGATCGATCCTCCCCCCACCCCCTCCTTCCCCCTTCGAATCATCCGGAAATCCTCGTCTCCGCAAAGACCGGGGAGGGGATCGAGGGACTCCTCTCCCTCATCGTCCGGGAGATGGAACGCCACTACCCCATAGAAACCCTGGAGCTTCCTTATCACAGGCTGGGGGAATCCCACGAAGTCCTCTCCCGCGCCGCCATCATCCATCAGGAATACACCGATGTGGGACTCTTCGTGAGGTACGCCCCCTCCGTCCCATCTGTTCATGAGTAA
- the mnmA gene encoding tRNA 2-thiouridine(34) synthase MnmA: MIHTSEHHTPFQDIRDTRRPRRLVVAMSGGVDSSVTAHLLLSAGIEVVGLTFIRVNTPAEVDHEGFSEEARAAREVASHLGIEHHVLNLHDLYTSRVLRRAWEEYRSGRTPNPCVLCNRTLKFGHLVRYAREVLRADGIATGHYARIYVDAEGCVHLLRGKAGTKEQSYFLAQTRPEDLRHAYFPLGDQTKNEIRTYARHHGIPTAERPESQDVCFNTTGLRFGEFLQEFFEEGGESGPILDERGNVLGRHRGIHVFTIGQRRGLGVALGRPVYVKAIDPERNAVIVTDREEALLHRVVEAAGVNWFAPPPPRPMEVLAQIRYAHRAAPAVLTHEGDRIRVRFHEPQRAVTPGQLLVAYVGDEVLCSGFILQTEEG, translated from the coding sequence ATGATCCACACAAGTGAGCATCACACACCGTTTCAGGATATTCGTGACACACGGAGACCCCGGCGTCTTGTAGTGGCGATGAGCGGAGGGGTCGACTCTTCCGTGACCGCCCACCTCCTCCTCTCGGCGGGGATAGAGGTGGTGGGCCTCACCTTCATCCGCGTGAACACCCCTGCAGAGGTGGACCACGAGGGTTTTTCCGAAGAAGCGAGGGCCGCGCGGGAGGTGGCCTCACACCTGGGGATCGAACACCACGTGCTCAACCTCCACGACCTGTACACCTCGCGGGTACTGCGGCGTGCATGGGAGGAATATCGGTCGGGGCGCACCCCCAACCCCTGCGTGCTCTGCAACCGCACCCTCAAGTTCGGACATCTGGTACGATACGCACGGGAGGTGCTGCGCGCGGACGGCATCGCCACCGGTCACTATGCCCGCATCTACGTCGACGCGGAGGGATGCGTCCATCTCCTGAGAGGGAAGGCCGGAACCAAGGAGCAGAGCTACTTCCTCGCCCAGACGAGACCAGAGGATCTGCGGCACGCCTACTTCCCCCTCGGAGACCAGACCAAGAACGAGATACGGACCTACGCCCGGCACCATGGCATCCCCACGGCCGAGAGGCCGGAGAGCCAGGACGTGTGCTTCAACACCACGGGCCTCAGGTTCGGGGAGTTCCTGCAGGAGTTCTTCGAGGAAGGGGGAGAGTCCGGCCCCATCCTCGACGAACGGGGCAACGTCCTGGGGCGCCACAGAGGGATCCACGTCTTCACCATAGGCCAGCGGAGAGGGCTCGGGGTGGCGCTTGGCCGCCCGGTCTACGTGAAGGCCATAGATCCCGAACGGAACGCGGTGATCGTCACGGACCGGGAGGAGGCCCTCCTCCATCGGGTGGTGGAGGCCGCAGGGGTGAACTGGTTCGCGCCGCCTCCACCACGTCCGATGGAAGTGCTCGCCCAGATCCGATACGCCCATCGCGCGGCGCCGGCCGTACTCACCCATGAGGGGGACCGGATCCGGGTGAGGTTTCACGAGCCCCAGCGCGCCGTCACCCCGGGCCAGCTCCTCGTGGCCTACGTGGGCGATGAGGTCCTCTGCAGCGGGTTCATCTTGCAGACGGAGGAGGGGTGA
- the araD gene encoding L-ribulose-5-phosphate 4-epimerase AraD, protein MNTYEELRREVWKANLLLSEHRLALFTWGNVSGYDPDAGVVAIKPSGVPYDALTPEDIVVVSLEGEKVWGSLKPSSDTPTHLVLYREFPGLRGVTHTHAPFSVSWAQAGVDVPLYGTTHADHCVGPVPCTPYLSEGEVQEAYEEETGRLIVRTFKARGVQPLHTPMVLVAGHGPFTWGSSPEESVRHAVILEEICKMALWTRMTNPEVSSLPSYIARKHWERKHGPHAYYGQGS, encoded by the coding sequence ATGAACACGTACGAGGAACTCAGGAGGGAGGTGTGGAAGGCCAACCTCCTTCTCTCGGAACACAGGCTCGCGTTGTTCACCTGGGGGAATGTCTCAGGCTATGACCCCGATGCAGGCGTGGTGGCCATCAAACCGTCCGGGGTGCCCTACGATGCGCTCACTCCCGAGGACATCGTGGTGGTCTCCCTCGAGGGAGAGAAGGTGTGGGGATCGCTCAAGCCCTCCTCGGATACGCCCACGCATCTCGTGCTTTACCGTGAGTTTCCCGGCCTGAGGGGCGTGACCCACACCCACGCCCCTTTTTCCGTTTCCTGGGCCCAGGCGGGTGTGGACGTGCCCCTCTACGGGACCACCCATGCGGATCACTGTGTGGGGCCGGTGCCGTGTACCCCCTATCTGAGCGAGGGCGAGGTGCAGGAGGCCTACGAGGAGGAGACGGGACGACTCATCGTCCGGACCTTCAAGGCACGGGGGGTTCAACCGCTCCATACCCCCATGGTACTCGTCGCGGGCCACGGCCCTTTCACCTGGGGGAGCAGCCCTGAGGAATCGGTCCGGCACGCGGTGATCCTCGAGGAGATATGCAAGATGGCCCTGTGGACGAGGATGACCAATCCGGAAGTCTCCTCCCTCCCCTCCTACATCGCCCGGAAGCACTGGGAGCGGAAGCACGGGCCTCACGCCTACTACGGGCAGGGTTCCTGA
- the araA gene encoding L-arabinose isomerase: protein MIDLSRYRFWFLTGSQYLYGMETLEKVDAHAKRMVEGLNADPLLPCPVEWKPVLKSPDEIRRVFEEANADPSCAGVITWMHTFSPSKMWVGGLSINRKPLLHLHTQFNRDIPWDAIDMDFMNLNQSAHGDREHGFLHARMRLPRKVVVGHWEAPHVRERIGVWMRVACAVADGREGQVVRFGDNMREVAVTEGDKVAAQIRFGWSVNGWGVGELARLLQEIPENEVEEILDVYRERYEFPKDEGALASIREQARIECALRRFLEEHRGIAFTTTFEDLHGLPQLPGLAVQRLMEDGYGFGAEGDWKTAALVRAVKVMSTGLSGGTSFMEDYTYHLESGQEAVLGAHMLEVCPSIAGDRPRIEVHPLSIGGKADPARLVFEAAPGPALNASLIDLGNRFRLLINEVESIPIPQPMPKLPVARVLWRPKPDFLTAAGAWILAGGAHHTVFSTSITREYLEDWAEMMGLEYVLIDERLDDLETFKRELRWNEVYWSLASMNQGG, encoded by the coding sequence ATGATAGACCTTTCCAGGTATCGGTTCTGGTTCCTCACCGGGAGTCAGTACCTCTATGGCATGGAGACACTCGAGAAGGTCGACGCGCATGCGAAGCGGATGGTAGAGGGGCTCAACGCCGATCCCCTCCTCCCGTGTCCCGTCGAATGGAAGCCGGTGTTGAAGAGTCCCGATGAGATACGCCGGGTATTCGAAGAGGCGAACGCCGATCCCTCGTGTGCCGGAGTGATCACGTGGATGCACACCTTCTCCCCGTCCAAGATGTGGGTGGGCGGTCTCTCCATCAACAGGAAACCGCTCCTCCACCTCCACACCCAGTTCAATCGTGACATCCCGTGGGATGCCATCGACATGGACTTCATGAATCTCAACCAATCGGCACATGGAGACAGGGAGCACGGCTTCCTCCACGCGCGGATGCGGCTTCCTCGGAAGGTGGTGGTGGGCCACTGGGAGGCTCCCCACGTGAGGGAGCGGATCGGGGTGTGGATGCGTGTGGCCTGCGCGGTGGCGGACGGTCGGGAGGGGCAGGTGGTCCGTTTCGGAGACAACATGCGTGAGGTGGCCGTCACCGAGGGCGACAAGGTGGCGGCGCAGATCAGGTTCGGATGGTCCGTGAACGGATGGGGGGTGGGGGAACTCGCGAGGCTCCTCCAGGAGATCCCTGAGAACGAGGTGGAGGAGATCCTCGATGTCTACAGGGAACGATATGAGTTCCCCAAGGACGAGGGCGCCCTGGCCTCCATACGTGAGCAGGCGCGGATCGAATGCGCCCTCAGGAGGTTCCTCGAAGAGCACCGGGGGATCGCCTTCACCACCACCTTCGAAGACCTGCACGGACTCCCCCAGCTCCCGGGGCTCGCCGTACAGCGCCTCATGGAGGACGGGTACGGGTTCGGTGCGGAAGGAGACTGGAAGACTGCAGCCCTGGTGAGGGCGGTGAAGGTCATGTCGACCGGCCTTTCCGGCGGCACCTCGTTCATGGAGGACTACACGTATCATCTCGAGTCGGGACAGGAAGCGGTGTTGGGGGCCCACATGCTGGAGGTGTGTCCCTCGATCGCCGGAGACAGGCCTCGGATAGAGGTGCACCCGCTCTCCATCGGAGGGAAGGCCGATCCGGCGAGACTCGTCTTTGAAGCGGCTCCTGGCCCTGCGCTCAACGCCTCCCTCATCGACCTGGGCAACAGGTTCCGCCTCCTCATCAATGAGGTGGAGTCCATTCCCATCCCTCAGCCCATGCCGAAGCTCCCGGTGGCACGCGTGCTCTGGCGTCCGAAACCCGACTTCCTCACGGCGGCCGGGGCATGGATCCTCGCCGGAGGCGCACATCACACCGTGTTTTCTACGTCCATCACCAGGGAGTATCTTGAGGACTGGGCGGAGATGATGGGCCTGGAGTACGTGCTCATCGACGAAAGGCTCGACGATCTCGAGACCTTCAAACGGGAGCTCAGGTGGAACGAGGTGTACTGGTCGCTCGCCTCGATGAACCAGGGGGGATGA